The following is a genomic window from Chania multitudinisentens RB-25.
CATGGCGTTAAAATATCTGCATTTATTGACGGTAGCCGTTAGTATTACCCTGTTTGTACTGCGTTTCCTCTGGAAATGGCGCGACTCGGCTATGATGCAGCAACGTTGGGTGAAGATAGCTCCTCATATCAATGATACGCTGTTGCTGTTATCCGGGGTGGCGTTGGTGGTGATGTTCAAGCTTTACCCTTTGTTGGGGATGGACTCATGGCTGACCGAGAAGCTGTTTGGCGTTATTATCTACATCCTGCTGGGTTACGTCGCATTAGGTAAAAAGACTAAAAGTTGGAATGTGCGTGTGTTGGCGTTTGTTCTGGCACTGGGCTGCTTGTATCTGATAATGAAACTTGCCACGACAAAAATACCGTTTTTGATGGGATACCTATGAGTAGCATTGCTGATTTTGAATTTAACACTTCCCCCTTGAGCGAAGGCGTGATCCTGGTGTCACAAGCTATCCGGCGCGATTTTCCGGCTGCTGAAGTGGGGCGCAAGTTGCAGCAATTGGCCGATGAAGCGCGGGCGGTTATTCCAGACGATCTTGGTCAGGATCAGCAGTTGGATGCGCTCATTGAATTGTTTTTTAAAACCTGGGGCTTTGGTGGGGCTGGCGGCGTTTACCGGCTGTCGGATGCTATCTGGCTGGATAAAGTGCTGGAAGCGCGGCAGGGCACGCCGGTTTCATTAGGGGCGATCTTTCTGTTTATCGCTCAACAGATTGATATACCGCTGATGCCGGTGATTTTCCCTACGCAGTTAATCCTGCGTGCTGATTGGCTGGATGAAGAGATGTGGCTGATCAACCCGCTGAATGGTGAAACGCTGAACGAACACCAGTTGGAAGTGTGGCTGAAAGGCAATTTGGGCCCAGGGGCGGAACTGGAGGATGACGATCTGGATGAATCAGAAAACATCCTGGTGGTGCGCAAGATGCTGGACACGCTGAAAGCCGCTTTAATGGAAGAGAAGCAGATGGAGATGGCGCTGCGAGTCAGTGAAACCGTGTTGAGCTTTGACCCGGATGATCCGTATGAAATCCGTGATCGCGGGCTGATCTACGCACAATTGGAATGCAACCATATCGCGATTTCCGATCTTAACTATTTTGTTGAGCAGTGTCCTGAAGACCCCGTCAGTGAAGTGATTAAAATCCAGATCCACTCCATTGAGATGAAACAGGTTACGCTGCATTAGTGACTCCGATTGATACCTGAAAAGCGTGTAGTCGCCGGTTACCTGCAACTGCAAGCATTAAGGGTAGATCATCAACAAAGGCGCAAGCATGAAACAGAAAGTAATTAGCATTGGTGATATCAACGTAGCGAACGACCTGCCGTTTGTGCTGTTTGGCGGTATGAACGTGCTTGAGTCGCGTGATTTAGCGATGCGTATCTGCGAACACTATGTCACCGTAACGCAAAAACTGGGCATTCCTTACGTTTTCAAAGCCTCTTTTGATAAAGCCAACCGTTCTTCTATCCATTCGTACCGTGGCCCAGGTCTGGAAGAGGGAATGAAAATATTTCAGGAAATCAAACAC
Proteins encoded in this region:
- a CDS encoding SirB2 family protein; translation: MMAAYMALKYLHLLTVAVSITLFVLRFLWKWRDSAMMQQRWVKIAPHINDTLLLLSGVALVVMFKLYPLLGMDSWLTEKLFGVIIYILLGYVALGKKTKSWNVRVLAFVLALGCLYLIMKLATTKIPFLMGYL
- the sirB1 gene encoding invasion regulator SirB1; amino-acid sequence: MSSIADFEFNTSPLSEGVILVSQAIRRDFPAAEVGRKLQQLADEARAVIPDDLGQDQQLDALIELFFKTWGFGGAGGVYRLSDAIWLDKVLEARQGTPVSLGAIFLFIAQQIDIPLMPVIFPTQLILRADWLDEEMWLINPLNGETLNEHQLEVWLKGNLGPGAELEDDDLDESENILVVRKMLDTLKAALMEEKQMEMALRVSETVLSFDPDDPYEIRDRGLIYAQLECNHIAISDLNYFVEQCPEDPVSEVIKIQIHSIEMKQVTLH